A DNA window from uncultured Methanoregula sp. contains the following coding sequences:
- a CDS encoding type 1 glutamine amidotransferase — translation MEKKIAILQQAPREHAGYFETVFEEAKVPVEYVLLFETGEVPKRLDATHLLFLGGPMSVNDEKELPWLAEEKALIRAAAKDRRKVLGICLGAQLIASAHGAKVYPFEKEIGWQPLSKVEGAGGALAGFPDRFQVFQFHGETFGMPYGARLLAYGEHVRNQAIVCRNALGFQFHLEMTEELIRDWSKDVTRFQREKIERETPRYLAESNRLCRMVAKDFIGK, via the coding sequence ATGGAAAAAAAGATCGCCATACTCCAGCAGGCTCCCCGCGAGCATGCCGGGTATTTCGAGACGGTTTTTGAGGAAGCCAAAGTCCCGGTCGAGTACGTCCTGCTCTTTGAGACGGGGGAGGTTCCAAAACGGCTGGATGCCACCCACCTGCTCTTCCTGGGCGGCCCCATGAGTGTCAACGACGAAAAGGAACTTCCCTGGCTGGCAGAGGAGAAAGCGCTGATCCGTGCGGCAGCAAAGGACAGAAGAAAAGTCCTCGGGATCTGCCTCGGGGCCCAGCTCATCGCCTCGGCCCATGGGGCGAAAGTCTACCCGTTCGAAAAAGAGATCGGGTGGCAGCCGCTCTCGAAAGTGGAAGGCGCGGGCGGGGCATTGGCCGGGTTCCCGGACCGGTTCCAGGTCTTCCAGTTTCACGGTGAGACCTTCGGGATGCCGTATGGGGCGAGGCTCCTTGCATACGGGGAGCACGTCAGGAACCAGGCGATCGTGTGCCGGAATGCTCTCGGGTTCCAGTTCCACCTGGAGATGACGGAAGAGCTGATCCGGGACTGGTCAAAGGACGTGACCCGGTTCCAGCGCGAGAAGATAGAGCGCGAGACGCCGCGGTACCTTGCGGAGAGCAACCGGCTCTGCCGGATGGTTGCCAAGGATTTTATCGGGAAATAA
- a CDS encoding DUF4389 domain-containing protein, producing MTQATPALGQLFLYEHDASRLELLIRIVYWIIIGIVLWVYGIISAICLIIQWVCILILGRRIEGLSNFVKGYLEYLVHVMPYMYFMTDRRPGILPVPVRVYEEA from the coding sequence ATGACACAAGCAACCCCCGCGCTTGGTCAGCTCTTCCTGTACGAGCATGACGCGAGCAGGCTCGAACTGCTCATCCGTATCGTTTACTGGATCATCATCGGCATTGTCCTCTGGGTGTACGGGATCATCTCGGCAATCTGCCTCATCATCCAGTGGGTCTGCATCCTGATCCTCGGGAGGCGCATCGAAGGACTATCCAACTTTGTCAAAGGCTACCTGGAATACCTGGTCCACGTGATGCCCTACATGTACTTCATGACCGACCGGAGGCCGGGTATCCTGCCGGTACCGGTACGGGTGTACGAAGAAGCATAA
- a CDS encoding magnesium transporter CorA family protein: MMQIYRTKKDTEPAIIETVDTPGDGTWVRLTSPTEAELAHIAETCHLPPEFLKAALDEEERPRIDSEDGVVLVVLDVPMITDNEGIRTLSTLPLGIIITDTLVVTVCNSQSPILDDFTAGKVRHFHTAKKTRFIFQIFYRNASSYLQHLRQIEKTISRIEVELHRSMKNEELFRMMELEKSLIYFSTSLKSNEAVLERILRTKPLKMYDDDAEFLEDVIIENKQAMEMSQIYLHILNGMTGAFATIISNNLNIVMKFLASITIIIAIPTMIASFYGMNVVDIPLSQKPLAFEIIFGISFMCSIILGLFMWRKKFF, encoded by the coding sequence ATGATGCAGATCTACAGGACAAAAAAAGACACAGAACCGGCAATCATCGAGACCGTGGACACACCGGGCGATGGCACCTGGGTACGGCTGACGAGCCCGACCGAAGCCGAACTTGCCCATATAGCCGAAACCTGCCACCTCCCGCCGGAATTCTTAAAAGCTGCCCTCGATGAAGAGGAGCGTCCGCGCATCGATTCCGAAGACGGCGTGGTTCTCGTTGTCCTCGATGTACCGATGATCACCGACAACGAGGGGATACGAACGCTCTCCACCCTCCCGCTCGGCATCATCATCACCGATACCCTGGTAGTCACGGTCTGCAACAGCCAGTCCCCCATCCTGGACGATTTCACCGCAGGGAAGGTCCGTCATTTCCATACAGCCAAGAAGACCCGGTTCATCTTCCAGATCTTCTACCGGAACGCTTCCTCGTACCTGCAGCACCTGCGGCAGATTGAGAAGACGATCTCCCGGATAGAAGTGGAACTGCACCGTTCAATGAAGAACGAGGAGCTCTTCCGGATGATGGAACTGGAAAAGAGCCTCATCTACTTCTCGACATCGCTCAAGTCGAACGAGGCGGTCCTGGAGCGGATCCTGAGAACCAAGCCGCTGAAGATGTACGACGACGATGCCGAGTTCCTCGAAGACGTCATCATCGAGAACAAGCAGGCCATGGAGATGTCCCAGATCTACCTGCACATCTTGAACGGCATGACCGGCGCGTTTGCCACGATCATCTCCAACAACCTCAATATCGTGATGAAGTTCCTCGCCTCCATCACGATCATCATCGCCATCCCGACGATGATTGCGAGTTTTTACGGGATGAACGTCGTGGACATCCCGCTCTCGCAGAAGCCTTTGGCATTCGAGATCATCTTTGGCATATCCTTCATGTGCTCAATAATCCTCGGCCTTTTCATGTGGCGAAAGAAATTCTTCTGA
- a CDS encoding divalent metal cation transporter: MDLGSTFFYKYQRFIKTLKIYLLIAGPGLIVMLADNDAGGITTYTVTGAKFGYGLIWFLLLLLPVAYVVQEMTVRLGAVTKRGHAEAIFDAFGSFWGWFSFLDLALVNWLTLVTEFIGMTAALAIFGIDPVITVVIVSIVMMLMVLQGKYWTWEKIAMLFAALNIVYIPAAFMVHPSVGQVLAQGLIPHFPGGFNGTLFFFLMANIGTTIAPWMIFFQQSAVVDKGMKEKDIPWGQMDTLIGSAFTVLVAIFLVVVTGTVLYGSEVESAAQAASVLMTTNPWLGTFIAIGLFNAGFLGAICISLASSWAFGEVFGWAHSLNLKIREAPWFYLCYLFALVSAGAVVLIPNAPLVLITLFVQVIAVTLLPAALVFLILLLNNEEIMGKYKNNLWQNIAGTTIVVAIIVLSTLYGITTLFPGLIS, encoded by the coding sequence ATGGATCTCGGATCAACCTTTTTTTATAAATACCAGCGATTTATCAAGACCCTGAAAATTTACCTGCTCATCGCCGGGCCGGGTCTCATCGTCATGCTCGCGGACAACGATGCCGGGGGCATCACCACCTACACCGTAACCGGTGCGAAATTCGGGTACGGGCTCATCTGGTTCTTGCTCCTCCTCCTGCCCGTTGCGTACGTTGTACAGGAGATGACCGTGCGCCTCGGGGCAGTCACAAAACGGGGCCATGCAGAGGCGATCTTCGATGCGTTCGGCTCGTTCTGGGGCTGGTTCTCGTTCCTCGACCTGGCTCTCGTGAACTGGCTGACGCTGGTGACGGAATTTATCGGGATGACCGCAGCGCTCGCCATCTTCGGCATCGATCCGGTGATCACGGTCGTTATCGTATCCATTGTCATGATGCTGATGGTGCTGCAGGGGAAGTACTGGACCTGGGAGAAGATCGCCATGCTCTTTGCCGCCCTCAATATCGTTTACATTCCGGCGGCATTCATGGTGCACCCCTCGGTGGGCCAGGTCCTGGCGCAGGGTCTCATCCCCCATTTCCCCGGGGGATTCAACGGGACGTTGTTCTTCTTCTTAATGGCCAATATCGGTACAACGATCGCCCCCTGGATGATCTTCTTCCAGCAGAGCGCGGTGGTTGATAAGGGGATGAAGGAGAAAGATATCCCCTGGGGTCAGATGGACACTCTCATCGGATCGGCATTCACCGTTCTCGTGGCAATATTCCTGGTCGTCGTGACCGGCACCGTGCTCTATGGTTCGGAAGTCGAGAGTGCCGCCCAGGCAGCGAGCGTGCTCATGACCACCAATCCCTGGCTCGGGACCTTCATTGCGATCGGTCTCTTCAATGCCGGGTTCCTCGGGGCGATCTGCATCTCCCTTGCAAGCTCGTGGGCGTTTGGCGAGGTATTCGGCTGGGCCCATTCGCTGAACCTGAAGATCCGCGAGGCCCCGTGGTTTTACTTATGCTACCTCTTTGCGCTCGTGAGCGCCGGTGCGGTCGTGCTGATACCCAATGCCCCGCTAGTTCTCATCACCCTGTTCGTCCAGGTCATCGCCGTGACCCTGCTGCCTGCGGCCCTGGTCTTTCTGATCCTGCTCTTGAACAACGAGGAGATCATGGGCAAATACAAAAACAATCTCTGGCAGAACATTGCCGGCACAACCATCGTTGTCGCGATCATTGTCCTCTCCACCCTGTATGGCATCACGACCCTCTTCCCGGGGCTGATCTCATGA
- a CDS encoding CBS domain-containing protein yields MQTDGTQSGKSAQNPGTEYLMSTLIGGKVFRGSKKIGRLSDLMIIETGKLPEVKNLVITRPFGDPALLVPWDRVKSFEPGRCAIELEDLKKYEAEPPEDAILLFDHILNKKVLDMEDAEVEVVYDIHLVNRNGRLYVTEVDTSKSARLRRLGLGFLSGVLYPHEDPKDPGVISWLYIQPLPPQISSFRGDVKLNILKDKLAEIHPVDLADILEELDHDQRVMVFSSLDQEQASDTLEEIEPQVQRDIISSLTTEQVVRLLNDMTPGQAADILSVLPSSEAQEILEALSKDTARKIQAIIGKQEEKVIHYTTQKILKFPPETTAGYIENDYPRHARGKDVIMYIYVTGTDDTLLGVIDLKDLLQADDQALLRDIMLENVISLSTESTLKEASQLFARYDFRALPVVDDKNRLTGVIPYRDVMNLTHHFVE; encoded by the coding sequence ATGCAGACGGATGGTACGCAATCAGGGAAAAGTGCCCAAAACCCGGGCACGGAATATCTCATGAGCACGCTTATCGGGGGAAAGGTCTTCCGGGGCTCAAAGAAGATCGGCAGGCTTTCCGATCTGATGATCATCGAGACCGGAAAACTTCCGGAAGTCAAAAACCTGGTGATCACCCGCCCGTTCGGGGACCCGGCGCTTCTCGTTCCCTGGGACCGGGTGAAGAGCTTTGAACCGGGACGCTGTGCGATCGAGCTGGAGGATCTTAAAAAATACGAGGCTGAACCCCCGGAGGACGCGATCCTTCTCTTCGACCATATCCTCAACAAGAAAGTGCTCGACATGGAAGATGCCGAAGTCGAGGTTGTGTACGATATCCATCTCGTCAACCGGAACGGCCGGCTGTATGTGACGGAAGTCGATACCTCCAAGTCGGCCCGCCTCCGCCGCCTCGGGCTGGGTTTCCTGTCCGGCGTCCTGTACCCGCACGAGGACCCCAAGGACCCCGGCGTGATCTCCTGGCTGTATATCCAGCCCCTTCCCCCCCAGATCAGCAGTTTCCGGGGGGATGTCAAGCTCAATATCTTAAAAGACAAACTGGCGGAGATCCACCCGGTGGATCTCGCCGATATCCTGGAAGAGCTCGACCATGACCAGCGCGTGATGGTCTTCTCGTCGCTCGATCAGGAGCAGGCATCGGATACCCTCGAAGAGATAGAACCCCAGGTCCAGCGCGACATCATCTCGTCCCTGACCACCGAGCAGGTAGTGCGGCTCCTCAACGACATGACCCCCGGCCAGGCTGCCGATATCTTATCGGTGCTCCCGTCATCGGAAGCCCAGGAGATCCTCGAAGCCCTGAGTAAGGACACTGCCAGGAAGATCCAGGCGATCATCGGGAAACAGGAAGAGAAAGTCATCCACTATACCACGCAGAAGATCCTGAAATTCCCCCCGGAGACGACTGCCGGTTATATCGAGAACGATTACCCCCGGCATGCTCGTGGGAAAGACGTCATCATGTACATCTATGTTACCGGCACGGATGACACCCTGCTTGGCGTCATCGATCTCAAGGATCTCCTCCAGGCCGACGATCAGGCATTGCTCAGGGACATCATGCTCGAGAATGTGATCAGCCTGTCAACGGAGAGCACGCTCAAGGAAGCATCCCAGCTCTTTGCCCGGTATGATTTCCGCGCCCTGCCCGTTGTCGATGACAAAAATCGCCTGACCGGTGTGATCCCGTACCGCGATGTGATGAACCTCACCCACCATTTCGTGGAATAA
- a CDS encoding peptide-methionine (S)-S-oxide reductase, producing the protein MSDDFGFGKIVTIIQPAGVFYRAEEYHQQYFEKHGGTCHI; encoded by the coding sequence TTGTCCGATGATTTCGGGTTTGGCAAGATCGTAACGATCATCCAGCCGGCCGGGGTCTTCTACCGGGCCGAGGAGTACCACCAGCAGTATTTCGAGAAACACGGCGGAACCTGTCACATCTGA
- a CDS encoding DUF4231 domain-containing protein, with amino-acid sequence MPPSENPTVERLEAQLRYYSQSSRKNRLWYKWLKVAEIIAAAAIPLVVVIFPTPKCSDPPVTAAFIAALLGMLIVILEGFQGLNQYQHNWITFRSTAEDLKHEKYLWLAKAGPYANTANPDTLLAERIESLISREHSKWISSREREPKNNSESEK; translated from the coding sequence ATGCCTCCTTCTGAGAACCCGACCGTTGAGAGACTTGAAGCGCAGTTGAGGTATTACAGCCAGAGCAGTCGGAAAAACCGGCTCTGGTACAAGTGGCTCAAAGTTGCAGAAATTATTGCGGCGGCTGCAATTCCTCTGGTTGTTGTGATATTTCCAACACCCAAATGCTCAGATCCGCCGGTTACCGCTGCATTCATCGCTGCCCTGTTGGGGATGCTGATTGTCATACTCGAAGGGTTCCAGGGTCTCAACCAGTACCAGCACAACTGGATTACCTTCCGCAGCACGGCAGAAGACCTGAAACATGAGAAATATCTCTGGCTTGCAAAGGCGGGACCGTATGCGAATACTGCCAATCCCGATACACTCCTTGCAGAGCGTATTGAATCCCTGATCTCGCGGGAACACTCTAAATGGATTTCATCCCGTGAACGGGAACCGAAGAACAATTCGGAAAGTGAAAAATAA
- a CDS encoding toll/interleukin-1 receptor domain-containing protein, whose translation MSPDVFISYASEDREIGLSICNGLEDEGISCWIAPRDILPGMVYAEAIIKGIDSAKVLVLVFSSHANASPHIIREVERAVHNNAIIIPVKLEKIDPSPALQYYISAPQWIDATGGILESHINQLVETLKKHLSLECVHELKVNSLEDVSQQNGPLNPSPGISRSFFRWSVLNFKKILIIIVLLLFIASISTYIVVFRDGDSKSAFIIGDPYVGYYSKSSPVFTSTMPNWSGYMENYPHNSFIGKGDLSQQNSRNFLIIEFPVHFLLPANDVSFNYTCIGDDGDYATPVPPPHDQWGYTHNPEFSVAVTNVTNWWGDWVDDSSGERTNYNKTNIFLVSYFDKTSFGSNKSGSEPIFTSGLSRGSHIQTIGQGDIMLNMEIFSLGNGYHKYTCTYIVTSKEPKWTQQKTIILSHYD comes from the coding sequence GTGAGCCCGGATGTTTTCATCAGTTATGCTTCAGAGGATAGAGAGATCGGGCTATCTATCTGTAATGGTCTTGAGGATGAGGGCATTTCCTGCTGGATCGCACCCCGAGATATTCTTCCCGGCATGGTCTATGCAGAAGCGATAATCAAAGGGATCGATTCAGCAAAAGTGCTCGTTCTGGTATTTTCCTCTCACGCCAATGCATCTCCCCATATCATCCGCGAAGTGGAACGGGCCGTGCACAATAATGCAATTATCATTCCTGTGAAACTTGAGAAGATTGATCCTTCCCCGGCTCTTCAGTATTATATTAGTGCTCCCCAGTGGATTGATGCAACTGGAGGAATATTAGAATCTCATATTAATCAACTCGTGGAGACCTTGAAAAAACACTTGTCTCTGGAATGTGTACATGAGCTTAAGGTTAATTCTTTAGAAGATGTCTCACAACAAAATGGTCCACTGAATCCATCCCCCGGTATTAGTCGCTCATTTTTTCGATGGAGTGTGTTGAATTTTAAAAAAATATTGATAATAATCGTTTTGCTTCTTTTTATCGCAAGTATTTCAACATATATTGTTGTTTTTCGAGATGGCGATAGTAAAAGTGCATTTATAATTGGCGATCCATATGTGGGGTATTATAGTAAGTCCTCCCCCGTTTTCACCTCCACTATGCCTAACTGGAGTGGATATATGGAAAATTATCCTCATAATAGTTTTATCGGTAAAGGCGATTTATCTCAACAAAATTCACGCAATTTCCTTATAATTGAGTTCCCCGTCCATTTTCTATTACCCGCAAACGATGTTAGCTTTAATTATACTTGTATCGGTGATGATGGTGATTACGCCACTCCAGTTCCACCACCACATGATCAATGGGGGTATACACATAATCCCGAATTTAGTGTTGCTGTGACGAACGTGACAAATTGGTGGGGTGACTGGGTTGATGATTCGAGTGGAGAGCGTACAAATTACAATAAAACAAATATTTTTTTAGTATCGTATTTTGATAAAACTTCTTTTGGGTCAAACAAATCGGGTTCTGAACCGATTTTTACAAGTGGCCTCTCTCGTGGATCTCATATTCAAACAATTGGACAAGGAGATATTATGTTAAATATGGAAATTTTCTCTCTCGGTAATGGATATCATAAATATACTTGTACGTATATTGTCACATCGAAAGAGCCCAAATGGACTCAGCAAAAAACGATAATTTTAAGCCATTATGATTGA
- the msrA gene encoding peptide-methionine (S)-S-oxide reductase MsrA, producing MAEDGTGRTATFGAGCFWGVEAAFRKLDGVSGTAVGYMGGFTKNPTYEQVCTGETGHAEVVQVTYDPSRVGYEELLEVFWSIHDPTQLNRQGPDIGSNYRSVIFYHDPDQAKQARASKLEQEVSGRFGFGKIVTIIQPAGIFYRAEEYHQQYFEKHGGQCHTR from the coding sequence ATGGCAGAAGACGGCACAGGAAGAACAGCCACGTTCGGGGCCGGCTGTTTCTGGGGCGTTGAGGCAGCGTTCCGGAAGCTTGACGGAGTTTCTGGCACAGCAGTGGGGTACATGGGAGGCTTTACCAAAAATCCCACGTACGAACAGGTCTGCACAGGCGAGACCGGGCATGCAGAGGTTGTGCAGGTAACCTACGATCCATCGCGGGTCGGGTATGAAGAGTTGCTTGAGGTGTTCTGGTCGATCCACGACCCCACGCAGCTCAACCGGCAGGGACCGGATATCGGGTCAAACTACCGGTCGGTGATCTTTTACCATGATCCTGACCAGGCGAAACAGGCACGGGCATCGAAGCTGGAGCAGGAGGTTTCCGGCCGGTTCGGGTTTGGCAAGATCGTAACAATCATCCAGCCAGCCGGGATCTTCTACCGGGCCGAGGAGTACCACCAGCAGTATTTCGAGAAACACGGCGGGCAATGCCATACCAGATAA
- a CDS encoding PspC domain-containing protein: protein MKQLTRPENGRMIGGVCAGIGQHLDVDPTVIRIIWVALTLLSLGTGIIVYIIAWILIPEAPRDPPASLSPP from the coding sequence ATGAAACAACTGACCCGGCCAGAGAACGGCCGTATGATCGGGGGGGTCTGCGCGGGGATCGGTCAGCACCTGGATGTCGACCCGACCGTTATACGGATAATCTGGGTTGCCTTGACCCTCCTCTCCCTCGGTACCGGCATCATCGTCTATATCATTGCCTGGATTCTCATCCCCGAAGCTCCCCGGGATCCTCCGGCTTCCCTGTCACCCCCATAA
- a CDS encoding glycosyltransferase → MKILFVVCGEGLGHASRCLHLGHYMQQQGHTIHYAGYGKSYDFMQQHGCQMLHKIPREVCLEGEGGFFDLKKTLWCSKSVALDLLKSAAAVRRLLHDNEFDCVVCDTMYGGLFSAWARRIPRVFITNQNHFNGHAGKTNPVWHLLNLLIRRYIGFFSPHIIVPDYPSPDTVSEYNLVMPYRSKPRYYFTGPFYEFDPTKYVYDKKTIFTSFGGEPYKLPMYLMLKAIADQHKEEFFDVFYTGPQIPESSDNFASHGYVPNLYEHLALAKIAIVHGGLTTLHEALLFEKPVLIIMDPNHPEQQNNAKKIVDMGAGIAIDGRDVTKEVLEEKIAETLLLTPRPFQAKHAEINGRKAASDIILGLCKRRQP, encoded by the coding sequence ATGAAGATCCTTTTTGTAGTCTGCGGTGAGGGACTCGGGCATGCATCCCGCTGTCTCCATCTCGGGCATTACATGCAGCAGCAGGGCCACACCATCCACTACGCCGGGTACGGCAAATCCTATGATTTCATGCAGCAGCACGGGTGCCAGATGCTGCATAAGATCCCCCGCGAGGTTTGCCTTGAGGGGGAGGGAGGCTTCTTCGACCTGAAAAAGACCCTCTGGTGTTCCAAGTCGGTGGCCCTCGACCTGCTCAAATCCGCAGCAGCCGTGCGCCGTCTCCTCCATGACAACGAGTTCGACTGCGTTGTCTGCGATACCATGTACGGGGGACTGTTCTCAGCCTGGGCCCGCAGGATCCCGAGGGTTTTCATCACCAACCAGAACCATTTCAATGGCCATGCCGGCAAGACCAACCCGGTCTGGCACCTCCTCAACCTCTTAATCCGGCGCTACATCGGCTTTTTTTCCCCCCACATCATCGTCCCCGATTACCCGTCCCCGGATACGGTGAGCGAATACAACCTTGTCATGCCCTATCGCTCGAAACCCCGGTATTATTTTACCGGCCCGTTCTACGAGTTCGACCCCACCAAGTACGTGTACGACAAGAAGACCATCTTCACCAGTTTCGGGGGGGAACCCTACAAGCTCCCGATGTACCTGATGCTCAAGGCGATAGCCGACCAGCACAAGGAAGAGTTCTTCGATGTCTTTTATACCGGCCCGCAGATCCCGGAATCCTCGGACAACTTCGCCTCCCACGGGTACGTCCCCAACCTCTACGAGCACCTTGCGCTGGCAAAGATTGCGATCGTCCACGGGGGCCTCACTACCCTCCACGAAGCCCTGCTCTTCGAGAAACCCGTGCTCATCATCATGGACCCGAACCACCCCGAGCAGCAGAACAATGCCAAGAAGATAGTTGACATGGGTGCAGGGATCGCCATCGACGGCAGGGATGTGACCAAAGAGGTGCTTGAGGAGAAGATCGCCGAGACGCTCCTCCTGACCCCCCGGCCGTTCCAGGCCAAGCATGCGGAGATCAACGGGCGGAAGGCGGCCTCGGATATCATCCTTGGCCTCTGCAAACGCCGGCAGCCTTAA
- a CDS encoding ATP-dependent DNA ligase translates to MLFMDFSRCCERLEATAGRLDMIAIISEVLPGLSDEELPVFVCFVMGRIFPDWSSQKLGIGPNLLYEAIGYVAGVKKEDVIERINKTGDVGQAVEELLSAKSQMTFFHEELDLVHVYNALISIAGQEGKKSQREKLLEVRRLLANAHPLEGRYLARILLEELRIGVGEGSVREAVAKAFNVDSALVEHAMQALNDMGEVARLAKTGPDALTAVRITPFHPLRMMLAQQGTIAGMIEEHGEIAAEFKYDGSRFQFHKKGNWARMYSRRLEDVTAALPDVIEQLMAATDHDVIIDGEVIAVKDGRPMPFQSVLRRFRRRHDVAEATEAIEMIPNVFDILYLDGETLIDLPLSERRKKLESTIRQYVAPQVVSSDQATIEKTYADALAAGHEGIMIKVPGSPYTPGQRGKNWIKIKPQVDTLDLAVIGAEWGEGKRAHVFGSFLVACQDSGKLIPLSRVATGFSDEQLIEVYELLKDSVIRKAGKEVTFEPSLVFEVGYAELQASQNYDGGYALRFPRFIRIRDDKDLADIETLGSIRERYLRQANSAQAYQN, encoded by the coding sequence ATGCTCTTCATGGATTTTTCCCGGTGCTGCGAACGGCTCGAAGCAACAGCCGGCCGGCTCGATATGATTGCCATCATCAGCGAAGTTCTGCCCGGGCTCTCGGACGAGGAACTGCCGGTCTTTGTCTGCTTTGTGATGGGGCGGATCTTCCCGGACTGGTCCTCGCAGAAGCTCGGCATCGGCCCGAACCTGCTCTACGAAGCTATCGGGTACGTGGCAGGAGTAAAAAAGGAGGACGTGATCGAGCGGATCAACAAGACCGGCGATGTCGGGCAGGCAGTCGAGGAGCTGCTCTCAGCCAAATCGCAGATGACGTTCTTCCACGAGGAGCTGGATCTCGTGCATGTGTACAATGCCCTCATCAGCATTGCCGGCCAGGAGGGGAAGAAATCCCAGCGGGAGAAACTGCTCGAGGTCCGCCGGCTCCTGGCCAACGCCCACCCACTCGAAGGCCGGTACCTGGCCCGGATCCTGCTCGAAGAACTCCGGATCGGGGTAGGGGAGGGCAGTGTGAGGGAAGCGGTGGCAAAAGCATTCAATGTCGACTCCGCTCTCGTGGAGCATGCCATGCAGGCGCTCAACGACATGGGCGAAGTGGCAAGGCTTGCAAAGACCGGCCCCGATGCACTCACCGCAGTCCGGATCACCCCGTTCCACCCGCTCCGGATGATGCTGGCCCAGCAGGGGACGATCGCCGGCATGATCGAAGAGCACGGGGAGATCGCCGCCGAGTTCAAGTATGACGGGTCCCGGTTCCAGTTCCACAAGAAAGGCAACTGGGCCCGGATGTACTCGCGCAGGCTCGAGGACGTGACAGCAGCCCTGCCGGACGTGATAGAGCAGCTGATGGCCGCTACCGACCACGATGTTATCATCGACGGGGAAGTTATCGCTGTCAAGGATGGCAGACCCATGCCGTTCCAGTCGGTGCTGCGCAGGTTCCGCAGGAGGCACGATGTGGCTGAGGCAACAGAAGCTATCGAGATGATCCCCAATGTCTTCGACATCCTGTACCTGGACGGGGAGACGCTCATCGATCTGCCGCTTTCAGAGCGGAGGAAAAAACTGGAGAGCACCATCCGCCAGTACGTTGCCCCGCAGGTAGTCAGCAGTGACCAGGCAACAATAGAGAAGACCTACGCCGACGCTCTCGCTGCAGGCCACGAAGGCATCATGATCAAGGTGCCCGGGTCGCCCTACACACCCGGGCAGCGGGGAAAGAACTGGATCAAGATCAAGCCGCAGGTGGACACGCTCGATCTTGCCGTCATCGGCGCCGAATGGGGCGAGGGGAAACGGGCCCATGTCTTTGGATCGTTCCTCGTTGCCTGCCAGGACAGCGGGAAACTGATCCCGTTGAGCCGGGTGGCAACCGGGTTCTCCGACGAGCAGCTGATCGAAGTTTACGAACTCCTCAAGGACAGCGTGATCCGGAAAGCCGGAAAAGAAGTCACGTTTGAGCCGTCCCTTGTTTTCGAAGTCGGGTATGCCGAACTGCAGGCAAGCCAGAACTATGATGGCGGTTATGCCCTCAGGTTCCCGAGGTTCATCCGGATCCGGGACGACAAGGATCTCGCCGATATCGAGACCCTCGGGAGCATCCGCGAGCGCTATTTGCGGCAGGCTAATTCGGCCCAGGCCTATCAGAACTGA